One window of Verrucomicrobiia bacterium genomic DNA carries:
- a CDS encoding DUF21 domain-containing protein, which produces MSEAMWVALVVGAWAVAFVLSGMEAGLFALSRFRIRRLAREGDWRAVRLQRYLENPESFLWTIVVGNTLAALVAVAVVAWHLEMGLNGQPAVFMGGVVGMLLAFHLVADLLPKLLFRRFPTGLCLAGVGPFQFLRGLLLPLVALTESVSRALMNWTGGKAFTGPFFANRAEVRLAIEESAPSLSREELGMINRVLDLQELRVRDVMTPLRKALTLDASERVGALLARVRERPVSYVPLWNTENGERRVLGVVSVAKLLYEGEPDPDRPLRSLVQPALYVSETTRLEEALRGIQRGRQRFAVVLDGRARESGVVTLNDLLRAMFGKVQL; this is translated from the coding sequence ATGAGCGAGGCGATGTGGGTGGCGCTGGTGGTGGGGGCGTGGGCGGTGGCCTTCGTGCTGTCGGGGATGGAGGCGGGTTTGTTTGCGCTGAGCCGGTTCCGGATCCGGCGACTGGCGCGGGAAGGGGACTGGCGGGCGGTGCGACTGCAGCGGTATCTGGAGAATCCGGAAAGTTTCCTGTGGACGATCGTGGTGGGGAACACGCTGGCGGCGCTGGTGGCGGTGGCGGTGGTGGCGTGGCATTTGGAGATGGGGTTGAACGGTCAACCGGCGGTGTTCATGGGAGGGGTGGTGGGCATGCTGCTGGCGTTTCACCTGGTGGCCGATCTGCTGCCGAAGCTGCTGTTTCGCAGGTTTCCGACCGGGTTGTGTCTGGCGGGGGTGGGGCCGTTTCAATTCCTGCGGGGGCTGTTGCTGCCGTTGGTGGCGCTGACCGAATCGGTATCGCGGGCGTTGATGAACTGGACCGGAGGGAAAGCGTTTACGGGGCCGTTTTTCGCGAACCGGGCGGAGGTGCGGCTGGCGATCGAGGAATCGGCGCCCTCGCTTTCGAGGGAGGAGCTGGGGATGATCAACCGGGTCCTGGACCTTCAGGAACTGCGGGTGCGGGACGTGATGACGCCGCTGAGGAAGGCGTTGACGCTGGACGCTTCGGAGCGGGTGGGCGCCCTGCTGGCGAGGGTGCGGGAGCGGCCCGTGTCGTATGTGCCCTTGTGGAACACCGAAAACGGGGAACGGCGGGTGCTTGGGGTGGTGTCGGTGGCCAAGCTGTTGTACGAGGGTGAACCCGATCCGGACCGGCCGCTGCGGAGCCTGGTGCAGCCGGCCTTGTACGTGTCCGAGACCACGCGTCTGGAGGAGGCGTTGCGTGGAATCCAGCGGGGCCGCCAACGGTTCGCCGTGGTGTTGGATGGCCGGGCGCGGGAGAGCGGTGTGGTGACGTTGAACGATCTGCTGCGGGCGATGTTCGGCAAGGTGCAACTCTGA
- a CDS encoding HlyC/CorC family transporter encodes MLKGLATVLIVGLNAFFVAAEFALVRVRETQLRPLEERGSRRARLARYIVRNLDRYLSTVQLGITLCGLGVGALVEPLFSELLHPVYGAVGLQSPEVRRTISFLVGFLINTFVLIAVGELAPKSIALRKAVPISLVVAHPLWLIYWTCFPLIWSLNRTSGWVLRRLGLGDPAMAEAHHSEDELRLMITSAERSRSEPGSTPALGRDLVLNALDLRSRRAREVMQPRPEIVVFDTEDTIEACVKVAEETRYSRFPLCEGGNPDRMLGVVHTKDLYAQRHRTGTAAQLRPWARALIYIPETARLERVLHFLLDRRLHMAVVVDEYGGTVGLVTLENILEELVGEIQDEFDQEKPLKTRVDEHTWEVAGNLPLHELSELVGEPLQGVGVSSVGGWLTQRLGGFPGEGDTVPVGGYVLRVEEALGPRVARVRVVRAGPAAGDADRHTPTGPGSSEKDS; translated from the coding sequence ATGCTGAAGGGGCTGGCCACGGTGCTGATCGTGGGGCTGAACGCCTTTTTCGTGGCCGCGGAGTTCGCCCTGGTGCGGGTGCGGGAGACGCAGTTGCGTCCGCTCGAAGAGCGCGGGAGCCGTCGGGCACGGCTGGCGCGGTACATCGTTCGGAACCTGGACCGGTACCTGAGCACGGTGCAGCTCGGGATCACGTTGTGCGGTCTGGGGGTGGGGGCGCTGGTGGAGCCGTTATTCAGCGAGTTGCTCCATCCGGTCTATGGCGCGGTGGGGTTGCAGTCGCCGGAGGTGCGGCGGACGATTTCGTTTCTGGTGGGGTTCTTGATCAACACCTTCGTGCTGATCGCGGTCGGGGAACTGGCGCCGAAGTCGATCGCGCTGCGCAAGGCGGTGCCGATCAGCCTGGTGGTGGCGCACCCGCTGTGGCTGATCTACTGGACCTGCTTTCCTTTGATCTGGTCCTTGAACCGGACCTCGGGATGGGTGTTGCGCCGGCTGGGGCTGGGGGATCCGGCGATGGCGGAGGCGCACCACAGCGAGGACGAGCTGCGGCTGATGATCACTTCGGCGGAACGGTCGCGATCCGAACCGGGTTCCACGCCGGCCCTTGGGCGGGACCTGGTCTTGAACGCCCTGGATCTGCGATCGCGGCGGGCGCGGGAGGTGATGCAGCCGCGTCCGGAGATCGTGGTGTTCGACACGGAGGACACCATTGAGGCGTGTGTGAAGGTGGCGGAAGAGACGCGGTACTCACGGTTTCCGTTGTGCGAGGGCGGCAATCCCGACCGGATGCTGGGAGTGGTCCACACCAAGGATCTTTATGCGCAGCGGCATCGAACGGGGACGGCGGCGCAGTTGCGTCCCTGGGCGCGCGCACTGATTTACATCCCTGAGACGGCGCGGCTGGAGCGGGTGCTGCATTTCCTGCTGGACCGTCGGTTGCACATGGCGGTGGTGGTGGACGAGTACGGGGGCACGGTGGGTTTGGTGACGCTCGAGAACATTCTTGAGGAGCTGGTGGGGGAGATTCAGGACGAGTTCGATCAAGAGAAGCCCTTGAAGACGAGGGTGGACGAGCACACCTGGGAGGTGGCGGGAAACCTGCCCCTGCACGAGTTGTCGGAACTGGTGGGTGAGCCATTGCAGGGGGTGGGGGTGAGTTCGGTGGGGGGATGGCTGACGCAGCGGCTGGGCGGGTTTCCAGGCGAGGGGGACACCGTGCCTGTGGGCGGCTATGTGCTGCGGGTGGAAGAGGCGTTGGGACCGCGGGTGGCGAGGGTGCGCGTGGTGCGTGCGGGCCCGGCGGCGGGCGATGCGGACCGCCATACCCCGACGGGGCCAGGTTCATCGGAGAAGGATTCATGA
- a CDS encoding haloacid dehalogenase-like hydrolase codes for MIRLVLYDIDGTLIATGGAGQQAFAAVARHTFGQGNGVAGLSFAGRTDRAIVREFLTRHRLPATPANIDRFLDDYVFWLDHFLGRLSGRVLPGVWESLDGLRRLPDPPLVGLLTGNIRLGAELKLRHYELWTEFEMGAFADDDEDRNRLAAIARERGGEHLGRVLEGSEILVIGDTPLDIACARAIGARCLAVATGEFTAEALRSHGADWVTPTLGETSAAALCR; via the coding sequence ATGATACGGCTGGTACTGTATGACATTGACGGCACCCTGATCGCCACGGGCGGTGCGGGGCAGCAGGCCTTCGCGGCGGTGGCCCGGCACACCTTCGGGCAGGGCAACGGGGTGGCCGGGCTGTCCTTCGCGGGGCGTACGGATCGGGCGATCGTCCGGGAGTTCCTGACCCGGCATCGGCTTCCGGCGACGCCGGCCAACATCGACCGGTTTCTCGACGACTATGTGTTCTGGCTGGACCACTTTCTGGGGCGGCTGTCTGGCCGGGTGCTGCCCGGGGTCTGGGAGAGCCTTGACGGGTTGCGTCGCCTGCCCGACCCGCCGCTGGTGGGGCTGCTGACGGGGAACATCCGGCTGGGGGCGGAGCTGAAGCTCCGCCATTACGAGCTGTGGACCGAGTTCGAGATGGGGGCGTTCGCCGATGACGATGAGGATCGGAACCGTCTGGCGGCCATCGCCCGAGAGCGGGGTGGGGAGCATCTGGGCCGGGTGCTGGAGGGGAGCGAGATCCTGGTGATCGGGGACACGCCGCTGGACATTGCCTGCGCGCGGGCGATCGGGGCGCGATGCCTGGCGGTTGCGACCGGGGAGTTCACGGCTGAGGCGCTGCGGAGCCACGGGGCGGACTGGGTGACGCCGACGCTTGGGGAAACGAGTGCGGCGGCGCTGTGCCGGTGA
- a CDS encoding type II secretion system protein gives MNSSPACHSAPSRTPPSAFTLIELLVVIAIIAILASMLLPALAKAKATAQRSLCTSNSKQWGLAINVYASDSDNSFPDNTDGFHLSWMGTNMASFWRDYLIKSEKPRTRGEKKPQNHVIFCPTDEWHRQADTWRFGNASSEVQPILTGYFYLPGRVDGSWPYNSEGIGPWHFRKKLGGEFTGAPILIDRIQGLGPRTTNVYDGRLRWTTMDEGRNWKTPNHAGSGRGAPTGGNFTFEDGHVEWRNGNRVSLGSGSGEWQCFYKIPL, from the coding sequence ATGAATTCTTCGCCTGCCTGCCATTCCGCGCCGTCCCGGACGCCGCCCTCCGCCTTCACCCTCATCGAACTCCTGGTGGTCATCGCCATCATCGCCATTCTGGCCAGCATGCTCCTGCCGGCCCTCGCCAAGGCCAAGGCCACCGCCCAACGCAGCCTCTGCACCAGCAATTCCAAACAGTGGGGCCTCGCCATCAATGTGTACGCCTCCGACTCCGACAACTCGTTCCCCGACAACACCGACGGATTCCACCTGAGCTGGATGGGAACCAACATGGCGTCCTTCTGGCGCGATTATCTCATCAAGTCCGAGAAACCCCGCACCCGCGGCGAAAAGAAGCCCCAGAACCACGTCATCTTCTGCCCCACCGACGAATGGCATCGCCAGGCCGATACCTGGCGCTTCGGCAACGCCTCCTCCGAAGTCCAGCCCATCCTTACCGGTTACTTCTACCTGCCCGGCCGCGTGGACGGAAGCTGGCCCTACAACAGCGAGGGCATCGGGCCCTGGCACTTCCGCAAGAAGCTCGGCGGCGAGTTCACCGGCGCCCCCATCCTCATCGATCGCATCCAGGGCCTCGGACCCCGCACCACCAACGTCTACGACGGCCGCCTCCGCTGGACCACCATGGATGAAGGCCGCAACTGGAAAACTCCCAATCACGCCGGAAGCGGCAGGGGCGCCCCCACCGGTGGCAACTTCACCTTCGAGGATGGTCACGTGGAATGGCGCAACGGCAACCGCGTCTCCCTCGGCTCCGGCTCCGGCGAGTGGCAGTGCTTCTACAAGATCCCCCTCTAG
- the msrP gene encoding protein-methionine-sulfoxide reductase catalytic subunit MsrP, whose protein sequence is MSQIVIRPSWRIPERLATAEPAFLNRRAFLAALGMAGVGIWGAGGARGQERGMEVYGAGYPHLRNPEFDPGWRLTDEKVASTYNNFYEFTLRKDVHRRVGRFETVPWPIEVGGLVERPVTLDAAELMGRMALEERVYRFRCVEAWAMIVPWTGFAFRDLAAWVGPKPEARYVKFVTAAKPEQMPGIGDNPEYPWPYTEGLRLDEALHPLTWVATGVYGKPLAKQFGAPLRLIVPWKYGYKGGKSLVKIEFVAEQPGTFWETVQPREYPFESNVDPGVPHPRWSQATERMIDTGDRVRTRKYNGYGEQVAALYGG, encoded by the coding sequence ATGAGCCAGATCGTGATTCGACCCTCGTGGCGGATACCGGAGCGGTTGGCGACGGCGGAACCGGCGTTTCTGAACCGGCGGGCGTTCTTGGCGGCGCTGGGAATGGCGGGGGTGGGGATCTGGGGGGCGGGGGGAGCGCGCGGGCAGGAGAGGGGGATGGAGGTGTATGGGGCGGGATACCCGCACCTGCGGAACCCGGAATTCGATCCGGGGTGGCGGCTGACGGACGAGAAGGTGGCCTCGACGTACAATAACTTTTACGAGTTCACGCTTCGGAAGGACGTGCATCGGAGGGTGGGACGGTTCGAGACGGTCCCGTGGCCGATCGAGGTGGGCGGGCTGGTGGAGCGGCCGGTGACGTTGGATGCGGCGGAGTTGATGGGGCGGATGGCGCTGGAGGAACGGGTGTACCGGTTCCGATGTGTGGAGGCCTGGGCGATGATCGTGCCGTGGACGGGGTTTGCCTTCCGGGATCTGGCGGCATGGGTGGGTCCGAAGCCGGAGGCGAGGTATGTGAAGTTCGTGACGGCCGCGAAGCCGGAGCAGATGCCGGGAATCGGGGACAATCCGGAGTATCCATGGCCCTACACGGAGGGGTTGCGGCTGGACGAGGCGCTGCATCCGCTGACGTGGGTGGCGACGGGGGTGTACGGGAAGCCGCTGGCGAAGCAGTTCGGGGCGCCGCTGCGGCTGATCGTGCCGTGGAAGTACGGATACAAGGGGGGCAAGAGCCTGGTGAAGATCGAGTTCGTGGCGGAGCAGCCGGGGACCTTCTGGGAGACGGTGCAGCCCCGGGAGTACCCGTTCGAGAGCAACGTGGATCCGGGGGTGCCGCATCCGAGGTGGTCGCAGGCGACCGAGCGGATGATCGACACGGGGGACCGGGTGCGGACACGGAAATACAATGGATACGGCGAGCAGGTGGCGGCGCTGTACGGAGGCTGA
- a CDS encoding NAD(P)H-hydrate dehydratase, giving the protein MPEPVLNVAAMRAREERTWASGVTPESVIRRAGAAVARVAQRWTRVDDPVLVLAGCGNNGEDAAVADQHLADRDTLLLRFQDPQAFGAARAWLGEHRGRARALVIDGLFGIGLNRPVEGPWRELVEAVNEAGVRVLAVDVPSGLNADTGDVMGVAIEAAVTVTLGAVKTGLLREEAARQVGRLELAGDIGLTGGDEGGDAWWVMVSDFEGYPPRRPVGGHKGEYGHVAVVAGSVGYHGAAVLAARGAMRARPGRVTVYTDEGCYGPVAGQLSGAMVRPWRGGALDDERYDAWVLGPGLASTGLSPAVREEVCRIWATASGVVVVDASALDWLPSGPLGVGAGRRVVTPHPGEAGRLLGMDAGAVQSDREGAVRRLAGRWGGGGVEVVLKGRHTRIGGETGPMWINSTGNPGLAQGGSGDVLAGYLGGLLAQPGLRGEFRKAVAYGVWRHGAAADGLEGRGRAWTVEELVEALGEAVETDG; this is encoded by the coding sequence ATGCCGGAACCGGTGTTGAACGTGGCGGCGATGCGCGCGCGGGAGGAGCGCACCTGGGCGTCGGGGGTGACGCCGGAGTCGGTGATCCGGAGGGCGGGGGCGGCGGTGGCACGCGTGGCGCAGCGTTGGACCCGGGTGGACGACCCGGTGCTGGTGCTGGCGGGCTGCGGCAACAATGGCGAGGACGCCGCGGTGGCGGACCAGCATCTGGCGGATCGGGACACGTTGTTGCTGCGCTTTCAGGACCCGCAGGCGTTTGGGGCGGCTCGGGCGTGGCTGGGGGAGCATCGGGGTCGAGCCCGGGCGCTGGTGATCGACGGGTTGTTCGGGATTGGATTGAACCGGCCGGTCGAGGGGCCTTGGCGTGAGCTGGTCGAGGCGGTCAACGAGGCGGGAGTGCGGGTCCTGGCGGTGGATGTGCCGTCGGGTCTGAATGCCGACACGGGCGACGTGATGGGGGTGGCGATCGAAGCGGCGGTGACCGTGACGCTGGGGGCGGTGAAGACGGGGCTGCTGCGGGAGGAGGCGGCGAGGCAGGTCGGGCGGTTGGAACTGGCCGGGGACATCGGGTTGACCGGCGGGGACGAGGGGGGGGACGCATGGTGGGTCATGGTTTCGGATTTTGAGGGGTATCCGCCGCGGCGACCGGTGGGCGGACACAAGGGCGAGTACGGGCACGTGGCGGTGGTGGCGGGGAGCGTGGGGTATCACGGGGCGGCGGTGCTGGCGGCACGGGGGGCGATGCGGGCGAGGCCGGGACGGGTCACGGTGTACACGGACGAAGGGTGCTACGGGCCGGTGGCCGGACAGTTGAGCGGGGCCATGGTGCGGCCGTGGCGTGGCGGGGCCCTGGACGACGAGCGGTATGACGCGTGGGTGTTGGGGCCGGGGCTGGCATCGACGGGGCTGAGTCCGGCGGTGCGAGAGGAGGTGTGCCGGATCTGGGCGACGGCGTCCGGGGTGGTGGTGGTGGATGCGAGCGCCCTGGACTGGCTGCCTTCGGGGCCATTGGGGGTGGGAGCGGGAAGGCGGGTGGTGACGCCGCATCCGGGCGAGGCGGGGCGGTTGCTGGGGATGGACGCGGGGGCGGTGCAGTCGGACCGGGAGGGGGCGGTGCGCCGGTTGGCGGGGCGGTGGGGAGGGGGCGGGGTGGAAGTGGTGTTGAAGGGGCGGCACACCCGGATTGGGGGCGAGACGGGTCCGATGTGGATCAACTCGACGGGGAATCCGGGACTGGCGCAGGGGGGAAGCGGGGATGTGCTGGCGGGGTATCTGGGAGGGTTGCTGGCCCAGCCGGGGTTGCGGGGGGAATTCCGGAAGGCGGTGGCGTACGGGGTCTGGCGGCACGGGGCGGCGGCGGACGGCCTGGAGGGGCGGGGTCGGGCGTGGACGGTGGAGGAGTTGGTGGAGGCCCTGGGGGAGGCCGTGGAGACGGACGGGTGA
- the efp gene encoding elongation factor P: MAISANDMRRGMAIDYNGDICVVLETQHRTPGNLRAFVQASLRSVRTGKSMDVRFSSTEKVEVIPLNTRRMEFSYKDGEDYVFTDPETFDSVNVTPEIVGDAKNYLIENQSVTVTMVNERPIIVEMPASVVLTVTEAPEGVKGDSANNVQKTVTLETGISIQAPLFIKFGEKIKVDTRTGKYMERA; encoded by the coding sequence ATGGCAATTTCGGCAAACGACATGCGCCGCGGGATGGCGATCGACTACAACGGCGACATCTGTGTGGTTCTGGAGACCCAGCATCGCACTCCGGGGAATCTGAGGGCCTTCGTGCAGGCGAGCCTGCGCAGTGTGCGGACGGGGAAGTCCATGGACGTCCGGTTCAGCTCGACGGAGAAGGTCGAGGTGATCCCGTTGAACACGCGGCGGATGGAGTTCAGCTACAAGGACGGGGAGGACTATGTCTTCACGGATCCGGAGACATTCGACAGTGTGAATGTGACGCCGGAGATCGTGGGGGACGCGAAGAACTACCTGATCGAGAACCAGAGTGTGACGGTGACGATGGTGAACGAGCGGCCGATCATCGTGGAGATGCCTGCCAGTGTGGTGCTGACGGTGACGGAAGCGCCGGAGGGGGTGAAGGGCGACTCGGCCAACAACGTTCAGAAGACGGTGACCCTGGAGACCGGCATCAGCATCCAGGCCCCGCTGTTCATCAAGTTTGGCGAGAAGATCAAGGTGGACACGCGGACCGGGAAGTACATGGAGCGGGCTTGA
- a CDS encoding FHA domain-containing protein, which yields MVTLVVMYGGSAGREHPLGEGLNRVGRAAGNEVMLEDASISASHCELWVMRERLLVRDLASTNGTFINGRPVSEAEVNEGDVLALGSVEMRVVGVPKSVVTVSIPKPPPPPPPPPRFAPDGYPCCIQHSGIHAQYRCRRCGEQFCPDCVRLLGRRGGASHAYCPLCGAECVAIMAPGRAGGDGGASGGWLAKLTKTLRLRR from the coding sequence ATGGTTACCCTGGTCGTCATGTATGGCGGGTCAGCAGGACGCGAGCATCCGCTTGGGGAGGGACTCAACCGCGTCGGGCGTGCCGCGGGCAATGAGGTGATGCTGGAGGACGCCTCGATTTCGGCGTCGCACTGCGAGTTGTGGGTGATGCGGGAACGGTTGCTGGTCCGCGACCTGGCATCGACGAACGGGACCTTCATCAACGGCCGGCCGGTGAGCGAGGCCGAGGTGAACGAGGGGGATGTGCTGGCACTGGGCAGTGTCGAGATGCGCGTCGTCGGGGTGCCGAAGAGTGTCGTCACGGTGTCCATTCCGAAGCCTCCGCCGCCTCCACCGCCTCCACCGCGGTTCGCGCCCGACGGGTATCCCTGCTGTATCCAGCATTCCGGGATCCATGCGCAGTATCGCTGTCGTCGGTGCGGGGAGCAGTTTTGTCCGGACTGCGTGCGGTTGCTGGGGCGGCGCGGGGGGGCGTCGCACGCCTACTGTCCGCTCTGCGGAGCGGAGTGCGTGGCGATCATGGCGCCGGGTCGGGCGGGAGGGGACGGCGGGGCGTCGGGGGGATGGCTGGCGAAGCTGACGAAGACGCTGCGGTTGCGGCGGTGA
- a CDS encoding carbohydrate kinase family protein, with protein sequence MAVIISKPNKGPARAGVLAAGNWIVDEVKLIDTYPAVEKLANIRSQSLGTGGAPYNVLVDLSRLGATFPLAAAGLVGQDAFGERILADCREHKIEVKGLKTTNKAPTSYTDVMTEAANGRRTFFHFRGANALWDGSELDFSKSKAKLFHLGYLLLLDALDQPDKKYGTRGAALLARAQEAGLKTSLDVVTEDSDRYAKFVVPALKHTDYLIVNELEAGKISGFKIRQANGALDTVSLRHAAGALLQMGIRELVVIHFPEGAFARTRKGEDVWQSSLKVPQKQIAGTAGAGDAFAAGVLLGLHEGWELARCLQTAVCVAAASLSDPGCTGGIKPLATCLALAKKYGVRPSLEPAD encoded by the coding sequence ATGGCAGTGATCATCTCTAAACCCAACAAGGGCCCCGCCCGTGCGGGCGTCCTTGCGGCCGGCAACTGGATCGTCGATGAAGTCAAACTGATCGACACATACCCCGCCGTGGAGAAACTCGCCAACATCCGCAGCCAAAGCCTCGGCACCGGAGGCGCCCCCTACAACGTCCTCGTCGATCTCTCCCGCCTCGGCGCCACCTTCCCCCTCGCCGCCGCCGGCCTCGTCGGCCAGGACGCCTTCGGCGAACGCATCCTCGCCGACTGCCGTGAACACAAGATCGAGGTGAAGGGCCTCAAGACCACCAACAAGGCCCCCACCTCCTACACCGATGTCATGACCGAGGCCGCCAACGGCCGTCGCACCTTCTTCCATTTCCGCGGCGCCAACGCCCTCTGGGACGGCTCGGAACTCGATTTCTCCAAGTCCAAGGCCAAACTGTTCCACCTCGGCTACCTCCTCCTCCTCGACGCCCTCGACCAGCCCGACAAGAAGTACGGCACCCGCGGCGCCGCCCTCCTGGCCCGCGCCCAGGAAGCCGGACTCAAGACCTCCCTCGACGTCGTCACCGAGGATTCCGACCGCTACGCCAAGTTCGTCGTCCCCGCCCTCAAGCACACCGACTACCTCATCGTGAACGAACTCGAGGCCGGCAAGATCTCCGGGTTCAAGATCCGCCAGGCCAACGGCGCCCTCGACACCGTCTCCCTCCGCCATGCCGCCGGAGCCCTCCTCCAGATGGGCATCCGCGAACTCGTCGTCATCCATTTCCCCGAAGGCGCCTTCGCCCGCACCCGCAAAGGAGAAGACGTCTGGCAGTCCTCCCTCAAGGTCCCCCAAAAACAAATCGCCGGCACCGCCGGGGCCGGGGACGCCTTCGCCGCCGGGGTCCTGCTCGGTCTCCACGAGGGTTGGGAACTCGCCCGCTGCCTCCAGACCGCCGTCTGCGTCGCCGCCGCCTCCCTCTCCGATCCCGGTTGCACCGGCGGCATCAAACCCCTCGCCACCTGCCTCGCCCTCGCCAAGAAATACGGCGTCCGCCCCTCCCTCGAACCGGCCGACTAA
- a CDS encoding Gfo/Idh/MocA family oxidoreductase — MISVGVIGLGFMGVTHIKAYRKIPQARVAAICDAFKLPADGELSGVAGNVADPDPVRLDLGQVQATKDYREVLENPAIEVVDICLPTSQHVEVATAALRAGKHVLCEKPMARTSAQCREILEVAATAKGFFMPAMCMRFWPGWAWLTEAMADGRYGTLLAARFRRVSGPPGWSKGTYFKGAESGGALLDLHIHDTDFVQFLFGRPRRVYSRGLSRFSGAIDHVVTQYEVEGGAVVSAEGSWLMGESFGFNMAYTVNFERATADYDLGRGAEALRLHEEGKPARVEAIADTDGYVGELTHFLESVAAGRAPTVVTGEDGAGAVRICEAEEESVRRGEPVAV, encoded by the coding sequence ATGATCAGCGTTGGCGTCATTGGGCTCGGGTTCATGGGGGTGACCCACATCAAGGCCTACCGGAAGATTCCCCAGGCGCGGGTGGCGGCGATCTGCGATGCGTTCAAGCTGCCGGCGGACGGGGAGTTGAGCGGGGTGGCGGGGAACGTGGCGGACCCGGATCCGGTGCGGCTGGATCTGGGCCAGGTCCAGGCGACGAAGGATTACCGCGAGGTGCTGGAGAATCCGGCGATCGAGGTGGTGGACATCTGTCTGCCGACGTCGCAGCACGTGGAGGTGGCGACGGCGGCGTTGCGGGCGGGGAAGCATGTGTTGTGTGAGAAGCCGATGGCGCGGACCTCGGCGCAGTGCCGGGAGATTCTCGAGGTGGCGGCGACGGCGAAGGGTTTTTTCATGCCGGCGATGTGCATGCGGTTCTGGCCGGGTTGGGCCTGGTTGACGGAGGCGATGGCGGACGGCCGGTACGGGACATTGCTGGCGGCCCGGTTTCGTCGGGTGAGCGGGCCGCCGGGCTGGAGCAAGGGGACGTATTTCAAGGGGGCTGAGTCCGGGGGGGCGCTGCTGGATCTGCACATTCACGACACGGACTTCGTGCAGTTTCTGTTCGGGCGGCCGCGTCGGGTGTATTCGCGGGGGCTGAGCCGGTTCAGCGGGGCCATCGATCATGTGGTGACCCAGTACGAGGTGGAGGGGGGGGCGGTGGTGTCGGCGGAGGGATCGTGGCTGATGGGGGAGAGTTTCGGATTCAACATGGCGTACACGGTGAACTTCGAGCGGGCGACGGCGGACTACGATCTGGGACGGGGTGCGGAGGCGTTGCGGTTGCATGAGGAGGGGAAGCCGGCGCGGGTGGAAGCGATTGCGGACACGGACGGGTATGTGGGGGAGTTGACGCACTTTCTGGAGAGCGTGGCGGCAGGTCGGGCACCGACGGTGGTGACGGGTGAAGACGGAGCCGGGGCGGTGCGGATCTGCGAGGCGGAGGAGGAGTCGGTGCGGCGCGGGGAACCGGTGGCGGTTTAA